The Dermacentor albipictus isolate Rhodes 1998 colony chromosome 2, USDA_Dalb.pri_finalv2, whole genome shotgun sequence genome has a segment encoding these proteins:
- the LOC135895910 gene encoding scoloptoxin SSD14-like isoform X2, which yields MGVVLPQFMGIGGGFIATHYSRRERRVMSLISREVAPKAATTDMFVEKATLSLMGGLSIAVPGEIRGYAELHERLGGRLPWKALFEDAIRLANEGFPVGHYTPYALCYEAPYLFACPNGPCDPRWNAFWNFERGSPLKQGEVLVQKDLARTLEAIAENGPDYFYEGPFAKEMVREIASEGAILTVEDLRSYRPTWEPALSVTLQDGRVLYTAPPPGGGAIYTYIMAIMDAFRNNVSAELQNDALTLHRVIEACKFGFAKRSLLGDPRFEDVRDVLQNLTSWDYANATRWKIDDDRTYHDPTHYGLDTAPAPENRGTAHLSLWEDDGDALSVTSTVNGYFGSLIRSSSGIIFNNQMNDFSTPGQINFWGLAPSSANLIKPGKRPQSSMSPAVVVDANGDVEMVIGGSGGSKIITAVALVSMRALWQSGNIKEAIDYARLHEQLTPDDVMVEPQYPEVRTDLRSPA from the exons ATGGGCGTTGTGCTTCCGCAATTCATGGGCATCGGAGGCGGATTTATCGCAACACATTACTCAAG GCGTGAAAGGCGGGTCATGTCCCTCATCTCTCGAGAGGTGGCTCCCAAGGCTGCGACCACGGACATGTTCGTCGAGAAAGCTACGCTGTCTCTCATGG GCGGCCTGTCCATTGCCGTCCCCGGAGAGATACGCGGCTACGCTGAGCTGCACGAGCGCCTAGGTGGCAGGCTTCCCTGGAAAGCGCTCTTCGAAGACGCCATTCGCTTGGCCAACGAAGGATTCCCAGTGGGGCATTATACGCCATATGCTCTCTGCTACGAAGCGCCCTACTTGTTTGCTTGCCCCAATGGACCATGTGATCCGCGATG GAATGCCTTCTGGAATTTCGAGCGTGGTAGCCCCCTCAAGCAAGGTGAGGTGCTCGTGCAGAAGGACCTGGCACGCACGCTTGAAGCCATCGCTGAGAACGGTCCGGATTACTTTTACGAGGGCCCATTCGCAAAGGAGATGGTTCGCGAAATCGCCAGCGAAG GAGCAATCCTAACAGTCGAAGATCTGCGGTCATACCGCCCCACATGGGAGCCTGCTCTCAGCGTTACTCTCCAAGATGGCCGAGTTCTCTACACGGCACCACCACCTGGCGGTGGCGCCATCTACACCTACATAATGGCTATCATGGATGCTTTCAGAAACAACGTCAGCGCAGAGCTTCAAAATGATGCACTCACTCTGCACCG cgtTATCGAAGCCTGCAAGTTTGGTTTCGCGAAGAGAAGCCTCCTTGGTGACCCACGCTTTGAAGACGTAAGAGAt GTGCTGCAGAACCTGACGTCCTGGGACTACGCCAATGCGACGCGGTGGAAGATCGACGACGACAGGACATACCACGACCCAACTCACTACGGCCTCGACACCGCGCCTGCGCCAGAGAATAGAGGCACGGCGCACCTCTCCCTGTGGGAAGACGACGGAGACGCCCTTAGCGTCACCAGCACCGTAAATGGATA TTTCGGAAGCCTGATACGGAGCTCTTCGGGAATAATCTTCAATAACCAGATGAACGACTTCTCGACACCCGGCCAGATCAACTTCTGGGGCCTCGCACCATCGTCGGCCAACTTAATAAAGCCGGGCAAGAGGCCCCAGTCCTCCATGAGCCCCGCTGTGGTGGTTGACGCCAACGGAGACGTGGAGATGGTCATCGGTGGCTCAGGTGGAAGCAAGATAATTACGGCAGTGGCTCTG GTGAGCATGAGGGCACTTTGGCAGAGCGGCAACATCAAAGAAGCCATCGACTACGCAAGGCTGCACGAGCAGCTCACACCCGATGATGTCATGGTGGAACCTCAATATCCCGAAGTGCGTACTG ACCTACGCTCGCCAGCTTGA
- the LOC135895910 gene encoding scoloptoxin SSD14-like isoform X1: MGVVLPQFMGIGGGFIATHYSRRERRVMSLISREVAPKAATTDMFVEKATLSLMGGLSIAVPGEIRGYAELHERLGGRLPWKALFEDAIRLANEGFPVGHYTPYALCYEAPYLFACPNGPCDPRWNAFWNFERGSPLKQGEVLVQKDLARTLEAIAENGPDYFYEGPFAKEMVREIASEGAILTVEDLRSYRPTWEPALSVTLQDGRVLYTAPPPGGGAIYTYIMAIMDAFRNNVSAELQNDALTLHRVIEACKFGFAKRSLLGDPRFEDVRDVLQNLTSWDYANATRWKIDDDRTYHDPTHYGLDTAPAPENRGTAHLSLWEDDGDALSVTSTVNGYFGSLIRSSSGIIFNNQMNDFSTPGQINFWGLAPSSANLIKPGKRPQSSMSPAVVVDANGDVEMVIGGSGGSKIITAVALVSMRALWQSGNIKEAIDYARLHEQLTPDDVMVEPQYPETYARQLEEKGHKIQTVFGEFNNVMAVQRKHQRLHANADYRSDGGVDGS; this comes from the exons ATGGGCGTTGTGCTTCCGCAATTCATGGGCATCGGAGGCGGATTTATCGCAACACATTACTCAAG GCGTGAAAGGCGGGTCATGTCCCTCATCTCTCGAGAGGTGGCTCCCAAGGCTGCGACCACGGACATGTTCGTCGAGAAAGCTACGCTGTCTCTCATGG GCGGCCTGTCCATTGCCGTCCCCGGAGAGATACGCGGCTACGCTGAGCTGCACGAGCGCCTAGGTGGCAGGCTTCCCTGGAAAGCGCTCTTCGAAGACGCCATTCGCTTGGCCAACGAAGGATTCCCAGTGGGGCATTATACGCCATATGCTCTCTGCTACGAAGCGCCCTACTTGTTTGCTTGCCCCAATGGACCATGTGATCCGCGATG GAATGCCTTCTGGAATTTCGAGCGTGGTAGCCCCCTCAAGCAAGGTGAGGTGCTCGTGCAGAAGGACCTGGCACGCACGCTTGAAGCCATCGCTGAGAACGGTCCGGATTACTTTTACGAGGGCCCATTCGCAAAGGAGATGGTTCGCGAAATCGCCAGCGAAG GAGCAATCCTAACAGTCGAAGATCTGCGGTCATACCGCCCCACATGGGAGCCTGCTCTCAGCGTTACTCTCCAAGATGGCCGAGTTCTCTACACGGCACCACCACCTGGCGGTGGCGCCATCTACACCTACATAATGGCTATCATGGATGCTTTCAGAAACAACGTCAGCGCAGAGCTTCAAAATGATGCACTCACTCTGCACCG cgtTATCGAAGCCTGCAAGTTTGGTTTCGCGAAGAGAAGCCTCCTTGGTGACCCACGCTTTGAAGACGTAAGAGAt GTGCTGCAGAACCTGACGTCCTGGGACTACGCCAATGCGACGCGGTGGAAGATCGACGACGACAGGACATACCACGACCCAACTCACTACGGCCTCGACACCGCGCCTGCGCCAGAGAATAGAGGCACGGCGCACCTCTCCCTGTGGGAAGACGACGGAGACGCCCTTAGCGTCACCAGCACCGTAAATGGATA TTTCGGAAGCCTGATACGGAGCTCTTCGGGAATAATCTTCAATAACCAGATGAACGACTTCTCGACACCCGGCCAGATCAACTTCTGGGGCCTCGCACCATCGTCGGCCAACTTAATAAAGCCGGGCAAGAGGCCCCAGTCCTCCATGAGCCCCGCTGTGGTGGTTGACGCCAACGGAGACGTGGAGATGGTCATCGGTGGCTCAGGTGGAAGCAAGATAATTACGGCAGTGGCTCTG GTGAGCATGAGGGCACTTTGGCAGAGCGGCAACATCAAAGAAGCCATCGACTACGCAAGGCTGCACGAGCAGCTCACACCCGATGATGTCATGGTGGAACCTCAATATCCCGAA ACCTACGCTCGCCAGCTTGAAGAAAAAGGCCACAAGATACAAACAGTCTTTGGAGAGTTCAACAACGTGATGGCCGTGCAGCGAAAGCACCAACGCCTCCACGCCAACGCCGACTACCGCAGCGATGGAGGTGTCGACGGCAGCTGA